atgtttctacCTAATTCATTCCTTTTACTGAGGTAAGTTGTGCTTACAAGATCACTACCATGCCATTGGTGGCATGGATGCCCTACTGACTCAGCTTCACTCTGTGCTCTTCCCTTCTCTGCCCCTGGTGAAACAATACTCTCCCAGGATGAGCAGTATGTTCAAGAGCAGGTACTAATTTACAACAGGAGCAGCTTTCACAGCTGTGGCTTTGTAGGACAGATGCTCGGAGACATGCAAAACATTATCCTGATGGGGGGATTCCATTAATCTTGCTCACATGCGTCTAATTTTGCCCAGCCTAAAGCCATTAAGATGCATTATTTCACTCAcatgaatttcagatttttcaatGCCATGTCTTCAAAAGGTTTCCAGACTAAAGCCTACCGTAATGTGAATGAGGTATAAATTATAATGAAATATTAACTCATATAAATCCCTATTAATTTTAATGGAGAActtcaaagcaaacaaagctcctcctccactgctctgctgctttgtgAGGTATAAAAATTGTCCTAGCACTGTTGGGTTTTAAATGTGATTTCCTATTTGATCATTTCACAAATCTTACCTTTCTCTCAACAGCGGAGCTCTTTTGCAAGGTTTAGGAAAATCCTAACAGTCAAACTGATGTCTGAAATAGTCTTAAATAAGCTTACTTTGCAAAACACTTGTGTACATTGAAATAGGGAGGGATTTCTCTCCAAGATTATAACCTCCCCAaggatgaagaaagaaatgtggtctggaaagaaagaggttCAACTCACAAGTCATCATTATGTTAGTCTTCTAAAAACCTAGCAAGTCTGTTTCAGCAGAGAATAAAATGATCAGAAGTGATACTTCAAATGCAAACAAGCAAgcagaaaagtatttatttaatctgACAGGGAATCTTTATAAGGTCAACTAATCAATAAATCCAACCAGCAGCAAAGGGCAAAACCAAATTTGATTATCACTTCATGGTTCACCAGAAGGTAACAAGCTAATTTTCAGGCAGAGTGGTAGCAAGAATTTCAAACACTGTTGCTGTATTAAAAATCACGTTGGTTTAAGTACTGATTAACTGCTGACAGGAAAAGTGACATCCTCGAAACAGCTTAAAACTAATTTGTATCAATTAGGCCAAGCCACTGATGTAAGCTAAGTGCCTACCTGATATTAAACCACGGGTGATCCAACGCCACTGACACAGAACTGATTTGGGATAATTTGGAGTGCAAGCGAACTGATGAGTCCAACTCACAAAATGCTTTGAAGACCTGACATATTCTTTTTAATGTCCTCAATATGCTACAAGATATACATTATCTTTCTGAAAACgtatttaagaagaaaagactCATGGGGTTTGCTGACCAAGGCTGCAGAAACATCACAAACATTTATTCTGATGGTGTGGGTCTTGTGGCTGTCACAGCTTTCTATAACACCATAATATTTAGCAGACAAGCAAGAGAAGAACGTTTCTGTAGGAGTGCCTGGACTCCCAAGAAACTGCCCTTGTCACATCATCAGGcctgaaacacaaaattttcCTTTGGAGAACATGCATGTGAAAACTGTAACCAAACTGAGAAAGATGATTGTGTTACACGCCCAAGTAAAGGGGATTCAAACACCCTTTACAGCTAGATGCAAATATTGAACTTGCCTCTGGCATGAGCAGAAACCATGGACAAACTTGGTCTGTCTTAACCACTTCAGTGGATTCATCCAGTAGCACCACTCAGGCACAGCAGTTCCACTCCGTGCAGTGGTGACAGTtggctgtgctggttttggaggGACTGGGCTATCAGAATTAATCCATTTACTGTTCTGTTGGCCTTTTATTTCAATGcatcattttctttaatttttgtaaTGTGCACTGATCATAGGAAGTTTTATATGCACAATGGCTCTGAAGGGTGAGACTCAGTAAAGTGAATATAGATCGGGTTGCCTGTTCAGCAGTCCTTCCTTTGCCGTAGCTGAACATCCAGGTTCCGCAGGTGCTTCAGAAAACCACGATTGGGTGAAATCCATCGATGCTCCTTCACTGTCTTGATGGCTTCAACTAATGGGAGGTGGTGATTTATCATGAGATATGCTAGGACTAGAGAAGCTGATCTGCTTACTCCAACTGCACAATGTACCAATATTTTggctggtaaaaaaaaaaattacaaccaTCAAGAGAAGCAGTACAGTGGATGAAgttaaaatgtttctcttctcctgtcccctcccctccctctcatCTTTTTTGTGACATCAGCTTTGTGGGACCTAGTCAGAACTACATCCACATCCACAGCACTCCCTTCTGCCACCCACCGTGCAGGTGACCAGCACCTGGCAGGACACCATGTAGTGATTTGTCCACCGCTGAGCTTGCGGAGCTAACCTGTTATGTGAGGCTGCTGACTCGCATCAAAATGTGACCAACAATAATTTCATACCTCCTGGCGTGTTCAAGGCATTGTGGATAAAttgtgcagcagagaaaaagaactgGCTGATATCAAAGCTTGGCAGGTCATGGGCTGGTACACCATAATAATCAATGGTTGCTCCATAGAAGTCCTGGCCTCCGTGGCTGTatgctgtgccatgggcagcaTTTAAAACATGGGTCACACCCATCTTCCACAAAACAAATCTATTGTGTGCTGTTACCCTaaggaaaagacagagacaAATCAAGATGGGTGCAGTGATATTCCAAGAGCAGAAGCACTGAGATTACATCTCCCAAACCACTGTTGGAGCATCAGCCCATGCACTGCTTCTAAGGCTAATCGAGAAGGGAATACCAGTTTAGTCATATCGCATCTCAGAAATCGTGCTGTCTGCAGTGTAAATGACAGCAATTAGCAAAGCTATGAGCTGTCTAAAGCCGCACCCATGAGGCATACTAACAGAAGGTATGGCAGAGGCGTGTCCATAAAGCTGTACTTACAGGTCCCCTAAGAAGAGATTAGGCCAAACTTCATCAACGTGGTTACAAGAGGGCCGCCCAGTGTTCAGGAGCTGCTCGATTTCCTTGAGGGAGGGGACATCCTCCGGGCACGTCGGAGCGCCTTCGGGGTCCAGAGTGTGGGGCGCCTGTGGCCCAGACATGCTGAGATCCCGGGCAGAGGCCGCTGCCGCCGGCCGGAGGAACGGCCCTGGGGCGCTGCCAGCCCCGCTCCGTGCCGGGGCAGGCTGCCACacgggctggggcaggggccgggcagccaggctgcccctCACCCAGGGCTGGCCGCTCGCTCCGCGCTGCCCGACCGGCACAGCCGCCCCGAAGAGGTGCGGGTACCAAAGCGGGCATTGCTGGATCCTTACTGgctccagctgcttctctgctcgTCTCCAGAGCCGCGCTGCTCTGCCACACAGCAGCCGGGGACGTCAGCCACATGCggcacagccccctgcccgCAGGACACGCACTAACAACGCTGCCTGAgactgtcccctgccctgccttccaCACTGCTGCGGCGGTCAGCGAGATCTGCGCAATCATCTGCAGCGACTAAAGCCTGATAAAGGAAGAATAGCAACCTGTCCCAGGAGCAATTGTCCGTCATTTAGTTTGAGGTGTTTAAACATAGCAGCGAAAGGGTCAGAAATTCACCAGCAGGTCCTACCAACACGGTCACCAGGAGGTTTAACACTAAGCATGATGATGCCTTACCTGTCACTGGTAATCTAGggaaatttatttattgaagCTACTGGTTTTGCACCAAGTGAAATTATCTGACGTAACtgtactttatatttttaatattttctattgcAGTTCTTCACTGAGTTAATACAGTACACCTGCCACATATTGCATGATCCCTCCCTCTGTTGAAAGGGTAACAAAAGCCAGGAGTATAATGATTGTCAGGTGAAACTTGTAAGCCACTGAGTTAGTTTATATAGGAAGGTCTGGCGAGCCATAAATTGGATACCACcaccaccccctccccccatATCAAATTGTAGTATGCTGGGTCTTTTCAAGTAAAGAAGTGCCTGTGCTTCTGCAGGATGATTCCTAGCAGGGGCCCGCAAAATTGTCAGTGGTGGAGCTACAAGGCAGAACAAATGAAATGGTGatgcttttcctctgtgagCCAGGAATCCAGGAGAGAAGGTGACCCAAGAGGAGGAGCTTGCTGCTGAATTTCCCCTGTAGAAATAAAGGTCGTGAATAGAAGGAACTCTTGGTCAGGTCTGAGCCACCTCTATTCCATTTGCATTAAACTATaatggttttgctttattttatcaAGAGACATATCATAGACATTCCAAGCTGGGTATTAAAGTCTGGACCAATTAACTGGGCTTAGGAGTACTCAGTGAGAGATCATCATAATACAATGCAATAGTTTTAAGCATCACAGGACAAAATTGATATGCAACAAGAGAAAAGTGACTTTATATAGAATATCTCATGAAGCATAAATTACCTATTTTCTGTGGTATTTAGGGAAGAAGTAGTTTAAAAGCTTCCAGTATACAAAGAGACTTGTTACTTCCCACTGCCATATATGTTCTGACCTAAAAGGTGAAATGAGGGAAACTATAAGTAAAAGTGCTGCAGTGCTTATTTAGAGGGCGTAGTGGGACAGGCAGCCAGCTGGCCAGACCCAGCAGAGGAGATGACTGGAAAAATGGCTGAAATTTTATTCCAAGCTCTATGTAATGCCCTTAATACATTACcttcttcttctgttttattcttgggtttgttgtttttttggtaaACTAGTGTGCTTTAAGCTGATTGATATGGGCCCATGAATCAGGAAAATTAACTGACTGAGCAGGTTAAGTTGTTCAATTTAGTTTACTTTTCTCAGGTTCCTGGGTGGAGACTTAAGGTGAGGCATTACTATCAGTTTTTTACAAGTGTAACCCCAGCCCATTTGTTGCTAATCGAGTTCTGTGAAAAAGGTGAAACTCCTGTGTAAGTCTAGCCCTTTTCAGCTGTGAAACTTTTATTTGCCTCTCCACCAATTTCAATAATTAAGAATTCACCACTTGCAATAACTAAGAATTCATCTGTGCTATGAAAactgacaaacagaaaaacatgaactccagaaaaaaattatccccAAGTCCTGTGTGCCTCAAACATTTGTATGGATACATCCATCTACTTAAAACCTGCCATTCCACACCTAGCAGCTTCTAAACATTTACGAGTCTTCAAATGTGGCTTTGGTAAAGCTGGGTCACTGACCTTTTTTAGCCAGGAGTTGCCTTTGAAACAAACAGGAAGAAGGCAGAGATCTGTCTTTTAGGTTGATTTCCCTCTGTACATATGTGCTTTTCTGGCCCTTTTAACATCTACTAAGAAAGGATGTAGAAAGCAACAGACTGCTATATGGCCACACTGAATAGAGGCAAGTTTAGAACTCTGTGCAGGAGGCACTTTTTGAGATTCCAGGCATTTGAGGTTCTCCTGCCTGTTTGAATGCTGGGCAGCTCTAAACCAAACATTTGTATGCAATTATATATGAACCTTAAATAGCTGCTGTTTTAGCTGAAATTAATACATGCCTAATCTTGGAACATGCATCAGAAAGCATTCTAACCAGACTATGCCTTTGTGATTGCTTAGAAGGTAGTATTTGgtgcaatattttaaatcaaacaGTCCCTGGCTAATAATGTATTAAGTGGCAACAGTGCAAATTGCCATGGAGTGCTTTAGTAGCTCAAGGCATGGCATTGCCAGGAAAAtgtgcagcagctgaaaagaaaatactggtATCAGTTCTAACTAATGCCATGCCATCTCTCTactgaaaaaagccaaaatcagaCTCCTTTCACGTATTCTGAAAGAAGGCAGCTCTTAGAGTGAAAATGTTACAGTGTGACTGTTAAGTTAGATAGGATTTTATAGATACAGTATCTCCAGCTGCAAAAGGGTTCTCATTTCACTCATTAGCCTGTTGTTTTCAGGATTTGATTTTTGGATGGTTAGCTACTGAGGAAGAACAGAAGTATTTGAACTCTGGTACATTTTGGGCAACGCTAAGTGGGTAAGTGAGACAAGGTTTTCTGGTGCTCTAcaacaatgtatttttaacaCATGGAACATTTTTGTCTGGTGACCACATGGagtttattctttttcttttttccattattatCCTCTTCTAATAAGCTTGTTTTCTGccttaaaaatttattattgtTCACTAATTAATTTGATTAGTCCTTAGGTATTCAATCTCTTCTTCTTCTGTTACAGAATTAAGACAGTTCAAGATAAAATAGATGCTTGAAAGTTCACTCATGACTGACCTAAGTATGCTTCAACTGAAGTACAGAAATTGTGAAGAAATTATAAGGCAGGACTTGATCTGTAGAAAAATGAGATtaccaaaaaccccaccccaaacccggaaaatgaaaagaaacgTGATTTAAATCAATTAGCACTTCTAGTGAAATATACTCCCCTTGGCATGGTGCATTCCTTGCTGAATAAGAATTTTCATAAGCATATAATTCTCTGTTCAGCCGaggctttttttaattattattattatttattttttttttttgtgaagggCCTTAACATTTGAGATagattatttcaaattattaaatGCTAGCAGTATTACTCAATgacaatgttttttaaaaaagcccatTACATTAACacatctcattttcctttgctttataATATATTGTAACTTGAGCTAGTTGGGAATTTTCAAtataaatttcctttcttttattgtaTTAAGCAACAGCCTGAACATTAAATCAATATAACTATGTGAACTGAATAAATTGATTTCAATCTAAAGATGCATCACTGTtattacacattttaaatacttcttttcctTGGCAATCCACAGttgcttaaaaaatatctgtagcATATAATTTGTCATAAATTCTCAAACTGACATGTCAGCACCGGCACTGCCTGTCAAACTTACATCAATGCCTTCATGTCACATGGCATGAAGTGACATTAACTCAAAGTGATGGAATGAGGTTTAttggaaatttcttttaaatagagCACCAACTATTTAGATAATTCACCCTTTTAAAGAACATCAAATGTTAGCAAGAAGtagttttcagttttgaagtGCAGCAACTAAGTAGCTATTCCATATCTAAGTGTTACAAGTTTTAAATTATGCTCTATTACTTTTCCGTGCAAACTTATTtagtaattttcaaaatatttcctagATGATGAAATTAGAGCAGAAAAATGCCATTGGCAGTGATAACTTGAGATAAAAACTGACCATCAAGCCTTTTTCCAGTgctgaatttcacagaatcagagatgcatcagggctggaaaggaccttgggagatcatccagtccaacctccctgccaaggcagggttACTTAGAGCAGGAGACACAGGAACCATTCAGGTGTGtctggaatgtctccagagggGACTCCATGctttccctgggcagtctgttccaatgctcTTCAACCTCAACTTCTTTAGAAGCTCTTCCTCCCGCtgaggtggaacttcttgtgtCTTTGCTTATGGCCATTACTCCTCGTCCTGTCACTGAGCAAATAACTTCTGCaaaccagcccagcagctgccacagccaggcCCAGGGTGCTCTCCACTGTGTATGTGT
This is a stretch of genomic DNA from Sylvia atricapilla isolate bSylAtr1 chromosome 8, bSylAtr1.pri, whole genome shotgun sequence. It encodes these proteins:
- the DUSP13A gene encoding dual specificity protein phosphatase 13A, translating into MSGPQAPHTLDPEGAPTCPEDVPSLKEIEQLLNTGRPSCNHVDEVWPNLFLGDLVTAHNRFVLWKMGVTHVLNAAHGTAYSHGGQDFYGATIDYYGVPAHDLPSFDISQFFFSAAQFIHNALNTPGAKILVHCAVGVSRSASLVLAYLMINHHLPLVEAIKTVKEHRWISPNRGFLKHLRNLDVQLRQRKDC